Proteins found in one Amphiprion ocellaris isolate individual 3 ecotype Okinawa chromosome 22, ASM2253959v1, whole genome shotgun sequence genomic segment:
- the fam168b gene encoding myelin-associated neurite-outgrowth inhibitor → MNPVYSPAPTGVPFTNTKGIGYPAGFPVGYAAAAPAYTPNVYAGANPAFPSGYAPGTPFKMSCSPNTGTVPPYSSSPNPYPAAVYPVRSTYAQQNPYAQALIPSQQQGPYYTQPLYAAPPHVIHHTTVVQPNGMPAAMYAPPIPPPRPNGVAMGMVAGTTMAMSAGTLLTTPSPAPVAPHQVTMPTYRPPGTPSYSYVPPQW, encoded by the exons ATGAATCCAGTATACAGCCCTGCACCAACAGGGGTCCCCTTCACCAACACTAAGGGTATAGGCTATCCAG CTGGATTCCCTGTTGGCTatgcagcagctgctccagCATACACTCCCAATGTCTACGCCGGAGCAAACCCAGCCTTCCCCAGTG GCTACGCTCCAGGAACTCCTTTCAAAATGTCCTGCTCTCCCAACACAGGGACTGTCCCACCCTACTCCTCCTCACCAAACCCCTACCCTGCTGCTGTTTATCCTGTCAGGAGCACCTATGCCCAACAGAACCCCTATGCACAG GCACTAATACCGTCACAACAACAAGGCCCTTATTACACGCAGCCACTGTATGCTGCGCCGCCTCATGTTATCCATCACACAACGGTGGTCCAGCCCAATGGGATGCCTGCAGCTATGTATGCCCCGCCCATCCCCCCTCCCCGCCCCAACGGCGTTGCCATGGGGATGGTAGCTGGCACCACCATGGCCATGTCAGCTG GAACTTTGTTGACAACTCCATCACCAGCGCCTGTTGCCCCCCACCAAGTCACGATGCCCACATATCGGCCTCCTGGCACACCCAGCTACAGCTACGTGCCCCCACAGTGGTGA
- the fbxo45 gene encoding F-box/SPRY domain-containing protein 1, with protein sequence MSGAAGGGGGSSCLGAAAAASCSSAGSPYAAGAGGGAGVAGRLPARVLEHIFSYLELSDLMRCALVCWHWYNILADENSEVWRSLCSRSLSDEALRSDILCNLLTYRGKLKAFQHALSSHDCSRNVYVKKNGFTLHRNPIAQSTDGARGKIGFSEGRHAWEIWWEGPLGTVAVIGIATKRAAMQCQGYVALLGSDDQSWGWNLVDNNLLHNGEVNGNFPQCNNAPKYQIGERIRVILDMDDKTLAFERGFEFLGVAFRGLPKACLFPAVSAVYGNTEVTMVYLGKPLDG encoded by the exons ATGTCTGGAGCGGCCGGTGGGGGAGGAGGATCCTCCTGTTTGGGCGCAGCAGCGGCGGCCAGTTGCAGCTCCGCCGGCTCTCCCTACGCTGCTGGAGCCGGGGGAGGCGCAGGGGTGGCCGGGAGGCTGCCAGCTCGGGTCCTGGAGCATATTTTCTCCTATCTGGAGCTGTCTGACTTGATGCGGTGCGCGTTGGTGTGCTGGCACTGGTACAATATCCTGGCGGATGAAAACAGCGAGGTGTGGCGCAGCCTCTGCAGCCGGTCTCTGAGCGATGAAGCTCTGCGTTCAGACATCCTGTGCAACCTGCTCACCTACAGGGGGAAA CTCAAGGCCTTTCAACATGCTCTGAGCTCCCACGACTGCTCCCGCAATGTTTACGTGAAGAAGAACGGCTTCACCCTGCACCGCAACCCCATCGCCCAGAGCACGGACGGAGCACGTGGCAAAATTGGCTTCTCAGAAGGGCGGCATGCCTGGGAAATCTGGTGGGAAGGCCCTCTTGGCACCGTGGCAGTGATAGGCATCGCCACAAAGCGGGCAGCGATGCAGTGCCAAGGCTACGTGGCCCTGCTGGGGAGCGACGACCAGAGCTGGGGCTGGAACCTGGTTGACAACAACCTGCTGCATAACGGGGAGGTCAATGGAAATTTCCCACAGTGTAACAACGCACCCAAATATCAG ATCGGGGAGAGAATACGAGTGATCCTAGACATGGATGACAAGACATTAGCCTTCGAGAGGGGTTTTGAGTTTCTAGGAGTAGCGTTTCGTGGACTGCCCAAAGCCTGCCTGTTCCCTGCTGTCTCTGCAGTGTACGGCAACACTGAAGTCACCATGGTGTACCTGGGGAAACCTCTGGACGGCTAG